The window GGTCGTTGTCATTCCGACGAAGACCGTTCCCCAAGGAATGTCGGCACTTCTTTCTCTAAATGAAGCAGCTTCAAATGAAGACAACGAAGCAGCAATGCTAGAAGCGATTGACCACGTGAAAAGCGGCCAAATTACCTTTGCAGTGAGAGATACCCAAATTGATGGAATCGACATTGCCAAAGGCGATTATATGGGTCTCTTTAACGGGAAAATTACCTTAACCTCGAAAAATCAATTAGATGCAGCAAAAGAGCTTTTGACCAAAATGGTGACAGAAGATGATGAGATTGTCACGATCATTAAAGGGGAAGATGCATCATCTGAAGAGATGGATGCGTTAGAAGCCTTTATTGAAGAAACATTTGAAGATGTAGAAGTTGAAGTCCACGATGGAAAACAGCCGCTTTATTCATATATTTTGGCTGTTGAATAACGAAAGAAGGGCAAATAAAGCCCTTCTTCTTCTTTTGCAATTTTTTACTAGTGATTCAACGGTGAAATGAGTTGCGGGAAACGAATGAATCCATTAGTCTAAAGAAAGAACCAAACCAATATGTGAGTGGTTATGAGAGGGGAAGACCTATGAAATTTAGAAGTGTGTTTGATATTATTGGACCCGTCATGATTGGTCCATCAAGTTCGCACACAGCGGGTGCGGCTCGTATAGGGAGAGTGGCTCGCAGCTTATTTGGAAGAGAACCGAAACAAATTGTCGTTTCATTTTATGGCTCTTTTAAAGATACGTATAAAGGACACGGTACAGATGTCGCCATTATCGGCGGTGTTCTTGATTTTGATACATTTGATGAACGCATCAAAACAGCGATTGATATTGCAAAAAGCAAAGAGATCGACATTGAATTTAAAGAAGAAGATGCGGTGCCAGCGCATCCGAATACAGCAAAAGTAGAGATATCAGATGCAAATGGAAAGCTTGAATTAATCGGGATTTCCATCGGCGGTGGTAAAATTGAAATCACTGAACTGAATGGCTTTGAGCTCAGGCTTTCAGGAAATCATCCTGCCATTCTTGTGGTTCATAACGATCGCTACGGCACGATTGCAGCAGTGGCCAATGTGTTAGCGAAATTCGCCATCAACATCGGTCATATGGAAGTGGCACGTAAAGATGTCGGGCAAGAGGCTCTGATGACCATCGAAGTGGATCAAAATATTGACCCAGCTGTCCTATCAGAGCTTGAAACGCTGCCAAACATTATTCAAGTCACACAAATTGCAGAGTAACAACAAGGAGGTTATGAATGATGTTTAAAAACGTCAAAGAACTCGTGCAGCTAACAGAAGAACGGAATACCTCCATTTCAGAAATAATGATCGCGCAAGAAATGGAAGTGACAGGGAAGTCACGTGAAGATATTTTCTCCCAGATGTACCGCAACCTAGAAGTGATGGAACAGGCCGTAGAAAACGGGCTGAAAGGTGTGAAATCATTATCAGGTTTAACAGGCGGAGATGCGGTCAAACTTCAAGCATATATCGCATCAGGCAAAACGCTGTCTGGACATACAATATTAGATGCTGTCAGTAAGGCAGTGGCAACGAATGAAGTCAATGCCGCAATGGGGACGATTTGTGCAACGCCTACAGCAGGCTCAGCAGGTGTTGTGCCGGGTACGTTATTTGCAGTAAAAGAAACATTAAAGCCAACTAAGGAACAAATGGTCAGATTCCTATTCACCTCTGGCGCATTTGGCTTTGTTGTGGCCAATAATGCGAGCATCTCTGGTGCAGCAGGCGGCTGTCAGGCAGAGGTAGGTTCAGCATCAGGTATGGCGGCAGCAGCCATTGTCGAAATGGCAGGCGGTACACCTCAGCAATCTGCTGAAGCGATGGCGATTACACTGAAAAATATGCTTGGACTTGTTTGTGACCCAGTAGCTGGACTTGTCGAGGTACCGTGCGTAAAACGAAACGCAATGGGTGCATCAAATGCGATGATCGCAGCAGATATGGCACTTGCCGGCATCACAAGCCGTATTCCATGTGATGAAGTCATTGATGCGATGTATAAAATCGGTCAAACCATGCCAACGGCACTTCGTGAAACAGCACAAGGCGGACTTGCTGCAACACCGACAGCAAGAGAGCTTGAAAAGAAGATTTTCGGAGGTGTGACCTCATCTCGTGATACAGAAACTGCAAGATAACGTCTCTGTCCTCAAAGGGATTGGAGAAGAAACCGAAAAAACACTCAATGAACTTGGAATCTATACAGTAGCCGATTTGCTTGGCTACTTTCCTTATCGATATGACGACTATGAGCTTCGTAATTTAGAAGAAGTTAAGCATGATGAACGTGTCACAGTTGAAGGGAAAGTGCACAGTGAGCCCGTCCTCACCTATTATGGAAAAAAACGAAGCAGGCTGACATTCAGGCTGCTTGTCGGGCGTTTTCTCATCACAGCGATTTGCTTCAATCGCCCTTATTTAAAACGAAGCCTTGTTTTAGGTGATACAGTATCCGTCACTGGGAAATGGGATAAAAACCGTCAATCCATCATGGTGCAGGAATTTAAAAAAGGGACG is drawn from Bacillus pumilus and contains these coding sequences:
- the sdaAB gene encoding L-serine ammonia-lyase, iron-sulfur-dependent subunit beta, which encodes MKFRSVFDIIGPVMIGPSSSHTAGAARIGRVARSLFGREPKQIVVSFYGSFKDTYKGHGTDVAIIGGVLDFDTFDERIKTAIDIAKSKEIDIEFKEEDAVPAHPNTAKVEISDANGKLELIGISIGGGKIEITELNGFELRLSGNHPAILVVHNDRYGTIAAVANVLAKFAINIGHMEVARKDVGQEALMTIEVDQNIDPAVLSELETLPNIIQVTQIAE
- the sdaAA gene encoding L-serine ammonia-lyase, iron-sulfur-dependent, subunit alpha, which encodes MFKNVKELVQLTEERNTSISEIMIAQEMEVTGKSREDIFSQMYRNLEVMEQAVENGLKGVKSLSGLTGGDAVKLQAYIASGKTLSGHTILDAVSKAVATNEVNAAMGTICATPTAGSAGVVPGTLFAVKETLKPTKEQMVRFLFTSGAFGFVVANNASISGAAGGCQAEVGSASGMAAAAIVEMAGGTPQQSAEAMAITLKNMLGLVCDPVAGLVEVPCVKRNAMGASNAMIAADMALAGITSRIPCDEVIDAMYKIGQTMPTALRETAQGGLAATPTARELEKKIFGGVTSSRDTETAR